Genomic segment of Rhodococcus sp. W8901:
TGGAGGGTTATTCGGTGGCCGAGGCCGCCGCGCGGCTCGGGGTCCCCGAGGGGACTGTCAAGAGTCGCTGCGCCCGCGCACGGGCCAAGCTGGCGGGACATTTGGAATACTTGCGAGATGTAGGGAACCGATCTTGATCTCCCGGCGTCTGAACTAATTGAAGGCACAATCGTGTCCCGGACATTGCGGGTTGGAGGTGGGATGACGGACCACGACGACGGAGAACCGCTCGGCCCCCCGTTCTCGACGGAGCTTCTCGCCGACCTGCATGCCGACGCTCTGACCGACGACGTGAGCGCCCGACTGTGGCCGCTGGTGCGCCAGGACCCGGACGCGCTCGCCGTTCTGGATTCGCTCGATGCCGTCACCGCCCGACTCGGCGAGGCCGGGCGCGATCACAGCGTCGAGACCCCCATTCCGCAGGACGTCGCCGCTCGCATCAATTCCGCTCTCGGACTGAATGATTCGCAGACTCCACGCAACGTGACGGCGCTGTCCGACGCGCCGTCGCGCCGTCGGATGATCACGTGGATCACCGTGTCCGCCGCCTCGATGGCCGCGGCCGTCGCCGTCGTCTTCGCACTCACCAGCCTGGACGGCTCCGAATCCGCGCCACCGACCGTGATCGCGACGCCCAGCTCGACCGCAGCGGAGCCCGCACCGCCGTCCGCCGTCGATCTCGGCACGGACCTCGACGGCGACCAGGTGCTGGCCCTCATGCGCGAGTCGAGGTCCACGCGGACCGAGACGGGCATCGGGGAACTCGGGAACCCGGCCGTCCGGAGCGCGTGCCTGCAGGCCATCGGGATCGACCCGGCGCGTCCCGTGGTGGGCACCCGGGAAGTGTCGTACCGGGGGAGCGCCGCCGTGTTGATGCTGATCGCGGGCCCCCGTCCGCCCGCCCTCACGGCAGTGGTCGTCGGGTCCGGCTGCGACGCCGGCGCACCGGATCTGCTCGCTCAGACCGAAATCGGCTGAGCCGCAATCAGTTGTCGTCGGCTTGGAGCTCCCGGTCGGCGACGGGTGTCAGCAGTTCCCGGATCCGCGCGCGCAGCTCGGGGGTGTCGTCGTCCTTCGCGATGAGGCTCGAGAAGAGGGCGGCACCGGCGGCCGCCACCAGCACGGCCTTGGCGTCGCGCAGATCCCGCGCCCGGTCCTCCTCGCTGGCGTCGTCGCTGCCGTGCGCGACGAAGAGCGCCGTGGCCGGACCGCTGAACCCCTGCCACAGTGCGGCACGCATGTCCTCGTGGTCACGCAGCGCCGCCAGCAGTCCGGGCAACGCCTCCCGCACATCGGGCCGGGAGAACAGCTGCGCGCTGCCGGTGACGACCCAGTCGATCCAGCCCGCGCGGTCGGTCCCCTCGAACGGCTCGAGGTCCGGTGTCGCGCCCAGCAGGGCATCGAGCACGAGGTGCGCCTTCGACGCCCATCGCCGGGACAGGGCCGCCCGGCTGACGCCGGCGCGGGTGGCGATGGCGCGCAGGCTCAGTTGCTCCCAGCCCACCTCGAGGAGCATCTCGCGGGTCGCGGCGAGGACGTCGGTGTCGATCCGGGGGTCCCGGGGCCGCCCGGTGGGCGGTACGCCGGCAGTTGTCTGTGCACTCATCGCCTTGAATTGTCGGACACCGCGCCGTATCGCGCTATAGGCTCCATTTACGATCCCAGTGGCAACAGAATTGTGGGGCCGGAAGGATGCAGATGAGGATCGCGGTGACCGGCGGGACCGGCTACCTCGGCGCGCACACGACCCGCGCCCTGCTCGACGACGGACACCGCATCAGGCTGCTCGTGCACCCGAACGAGTCCGCCACCGAGATCGTCTCGCTCTTCGGTGACGCCGCCGACCACGTCGAGGTGCGCTCGGGCGACATCCGGGACCCCGAGGTCGTCGCGGCGCTGCTGGACGGCTGCGACGCGGTGCTGCACGCGGCCGGCGTGGTCGGCACCGACAACAGCCGCGAGGCCCTGAT
This window contains:
- a CDS encoding TetR/AcrR family transcriptional regulator, with amino-acid sequence MSAQTTAGVPPTGRPRDPRIDTDVLAATREMLLEVGWEQLSLRAIATRAGVSRAALSRRWASKAHLVLDALLGATPDLEPFEGTDRAGWIDWVVTGSAQLFSRPDVREALPGLLAALRDHEDMRAALWQGFSGPATALFVAHGSDDASEEDRARDLRDAKAVLVAAAGAALFSSLIAKDDDTPELRARIRELLTPVADRELQADDN